One part of the Aspergillus fumigatus Af293 chromosome 7, whole genome shotgun sequence genome encodes these proteins:
- a CDS encoding glyoxalase family protein → MSKESTDPNAIELLSRLATLLEEVANNLHHNRLDRTAVQTLLHQYSSRAKSDGHLINASKQDSQCVEHGVFLSYVHVELLSWLTKHNYTVPASSVKWYSWRKLSSRKYRLPSLFSSRAHAAQLEDLLRNVVAKAELLQAELRAHELEIPDVAVDYERVSPQAPQGTPPEALHKLLHRAMLAEVLLREGRVS, encoded by the exons ATGTCCAAAGAAAGCACCGACCCCAACGCCATCGAGCTCCTCTCCCGCCTAGCAACTctcctcgaagaagtcgCCAACAACCTCCATCACAATCGCCTCGACCGAACCGCCGTCCAGACCCTTCTGCACCAGTACTCCTCCCGCGCCAAATCCGACGGCCACCTCATCAACGCCTCAAAGCAGGACTCCCAGTGCGTCGAACACGGTGTCTTCCTCTCCTACGTCCACGTCGAGCTACTCTCCTGGCTAACCAAACACAACTACACCGTCCCTGCGTCCTCAGTAAAATGGTACAGCTGGCGCAAGCTGAGTTCGCGCAAGTACCGTCTTCCGTCGCTATTCTCAAGTCGCGCGCACGCAGCGCAATTGGAGGATCTGCTGCGGAATGTAGTCGCCAAGGCGGAACTGCTGCAGGCGGAACTGCGGGCCCATGAG CTTGAGATTCCGGATGTGGCGGTTGACTATGAACGGGTGTCGCCTCAGGCGCCGCAGGGGACCCCGCCTGAAG CTCTGCATAAATTGCTGCATCGCGCGATGCTGGCGGAGGTGCTGCTTCGGGAGGGAAGGGTATCATGA